From Amycolatopsis sp. WQ 127309:
TCGCCGCGGGCCTCGACGGCCTGGTCGTCACCGCGGCCACCGACGCCCACCCGGGGCTGATCATCGCGGCCGTCGACGCGGGCCTGCCGGTGTTCTGCGAGAAGCCGGTCGCGGCCGACATCCCGGGCACCCTGGCGGTGATCGACCGGATCAGTGCGTCCGACGTCCCGGTCCAGATCGGGTTCCAGCGCCGGTTCGACGCGGGTTACGCGGCGGCGCGGGCGGCGGTCGCGTCGGGTGAGCTGGGCTGGCTGCACACGCTGCGCGCGACGACGTTCGACCCGGCGCCCCCGCCGGCGGAGTACGTGGCGCACTCGGGCGGGCTGTTCCGCGACTGCGGCGTCCACGACTTCGACATCATCCGCTGGGTGAGCGGCCGCGAGATCGAGGAGGTCTACGCGATCGGCGCCAACCGCGGCGAGCGGTTCTTCGCCGACGCGGGCGACGTCGACACAGCGGCGGCCACCCTGACCCTGGACGACGGCTCCTTGGCGACGGTGTCCCTGACCCGCTACAACGGCGCGGGCTACGACGTCCGTCTGGAAGCGCTGGGGTCGGTCTCCGGCGTGGTCGTCGGCCTGGACGACCGGGCACCGCTGCGCTCGGTCGAGCCGGGGGTCCCGCCGCTGCCCGGTCCGGCGTACCCGGGCTTCATGGAACGCTTCCGCCCCGCGTACACAACGGAGCTGCGCGCGTTCCTCGACGTCGTCGCCGGCCGCGCGCCTTCACCGTGCGTCGCGGCCGACGCGCTCGAAGCGTTCTACATCGCCGAAGCGTGCGAAGTCTCGCGCCGCGAGCGCCGCCCGGTGAAGCTGACGGAGGTCCGCCGCTAGCCGGAACTCGCGTGATCGAGCCCGGATCTCGCGTGATCAGAGCCGGAACTCGCGTGATTGAAGGCGGAACTCGCGAGTCACGGCTTCAATCACGCGAGTCACGTCCCTGATCACGCGAGTCACGTCCCTGATCACGCGAGTCACGTCTCTGATCACGTGGGTTACGGGCGGAGGAGCTTGCGGACTGTGC
This genomic window contains:
- a CDS encoding Gfo/Idh/MocA family oxidoreductase; translation: MRLGLAGTGRIGTAHAETLKGFDEVESVLVADVDTARAQAAGAKLGVEVAASIEGLFAAGLDGLVVTAATDAHPGLIIAAVDAGLPVFCEKPVAADIPGTLAVIDRISASDVPVQIGFQRRFDAGYAAARAAVASGELGWLHTLRATTFDPAPPPAEYVAHSGGLFRDCGVHDFDIIRWVSGREIEEVYAIGANRGERFFADAGDVDTAAATLTLDDGSLATVSLTRYNGAGYDVRLEALGSVSGVVVGLDDRAPLRSVEPGVPPLPGPAYPGFMERFRPAYTTELRAFLDVVAGRAPSPCVAADALEAFYIAEACEVSRRERRPVKLTEVRR